In the Ilumatobacteraceae bacterium genome, one interval contains:
- a CDS encoding ubiquitin-like protein Pup: MAERTHRQKPTGDRDAEVVDEAAPATSESGEKLKAELDDLLDEIDEVLETNAEDFVKSYVQKGGQ, encoded by the coding sequence ATGGCTGAACGAACACATCGACAGAAACCGACCGGCGATCGTGATGCCGAGGTGGTCGACGAAGCCGCCCCGGCCACCAGCGAGTCGGGCGAGAAGCTCAAGGCCGAACTCGACGATCTACTCGACGAGATCGACGAGGTGTTGGAGACCAACGCCGAAGACTTCGTGAAGTCCTACGTGCAGAAGGGCGGTCAGTGA
- the prcB gene encoding proteasome subunit beta: MPFFDPTTDPGSNFPELLRRSGFGAAADVHGPIDVPHATTCVALRYADGVVMAGDRRATSGNLISHRTMEKVVQADRYSGVAIAGAAGPAMEMIRLFQLQLEHYEKVEGTTLSLEGKANQLSGMVRGNLPAAMQGMVVVPIFAGYDLRRRIGRLFAYDVTGGRYEEREYVATGSGSLHASTVIKVGFSSSMTRDQAISLVARSLWEAADADSATGGPDALRGIYPVVATVTAEGWTRVDDTELTTTFEDIASEVLARSEPIAPVIADGDES, translated from the coding sequence ATGCCGTTCTTCGACCCGACCACCGACCCCGGCTCGAACTTCCCGGAGCTCCTCCGGCGCAGCGGCTTCGGCGCCGCCGCCGACGTGCATGGCCCGATCGACGTCCCCCACGCCACCACCTGCGTCGCGCTGCGCTACGCCGACGGCGTGGTCATGGCGGGCGATCGTCGAGCCACGTCGGGCAACCTGATCTCGCACCGCACGATGGAGAAGGTCGTCCAGGCCGACCGGTACAGCGGCGTCGCGATCGCCGGAGCCGCCGGCCCGGCGATGGAGATGATCCGGCTGTTCCAGCTGCAACTCGAGCACTACGAGAAGGTCGAGGGCACCACCCTCAGCCTCGAGGGCAAGGCCAACCAACTCTCCGGCATGGTCCGCGGCAACCTGCCGGCGGCGATGCAGGGCATGGTCGTCGTGCCGATCTTCGCCGGCTACGACCTCCGACGTCGGATCGGGCGCCTGTTCGCCTACGACGTGACCGGTGGTCGCTACGAGGAGCGTGAGTACGTCGCCACCGGATCCGGCAGCCTGCACGCCAGCACCGTGATCAAGGTCGGTTTCAGCTCGTCGATGACCCGTGATCAGGCGATTTCCCTGGTCGCTCGGAGCCTCTGGGAGGCCGCCGACGCCGACTCCGCCACCGGTGGGCCCGACGCGCTGCGCGGGATCTACCCGGTGGTGGCCACGGTCACCGCCGAGGGCTGGACCCGCGTCGACGACACCGAGTTGACGACCACGTTCGAGGACATCGCCTCCGAGGTGCTGGCCCGATCCGAACCGATCGCCCCGGTGATCGCCGACGGAGACGAATCATGA
- the prcA gene encoding proteasome subunit alpha — protein sequence MSTPFYVAPEQVMKDRADYARKGIARGRALVAIRYVDGIVVIGENPSETLRKISEIYDRIAFAGVGKYNEYDQLRVAGIRAADLKGFQYSRDDVDARTLANQYAQILGNIFTHEMKPMEVEILVAEVGHEAPGDQMFHILYDGTVVDQRDTAVLGGDTDVIGERLTEGFADGMSLDAAVQLGVAALATPDREIPAGDLEVGVLARGNGRRCFQRLSDGEIADRLAT from the coding sequence ATGAGTACCCCGTTCTACGTCGCCCCCGAACAGGTGATGAAGGATCGCGCCGACTACGCGCGCAAGGGCATCGCCCGGGGCCGTGCGCTCGTCGCGATCCGGTACGTCGACGGCATCGTGGTCATCGGGGAGAACCCGTCCGAGACCTTGCGCAAGATCAGCGAGATCTACGACCGGATCGCATTCGCCGGAGTCGGGAAGTACAACGAGTACGACCAACTCAGGGTGGCCGGCATCCGCGCGGCCGATCTCAAGGGGTTCCAGTACTCGCGCGACGACGTCGATGCGCGCACGCTGGCCAACCAGTACGCCCAGATCCTCGGCAACATCTTCACGCACGAGATGAAGCCGATGGAGGTCGAGATCCTGGTGGCCGAAGTGGGACACGAGGCGCCCGGCGACCAGATGTTCCACATCCTCTACGACGGGACGGTGGTCGACCAGCGCGACACCGCGGTGCTCGGTGGCGACACCGACGTGATCGGTGAACGTCTGACCGAGGGTTTCGCCGACGGCATGTCGCTCGACGCGGCCGTGCAACTCGGCGTCGCCGCGCTCGCCACACCCGATCGTGAGATCCCCGCCGGTGACCTCGAGGTCGGGGTGCTCGCCCGGGGCAACGGGCGTCGCTGCTTCCAGCGCTTGTCCGACGGCGAGATCGCCGACCGACTGGCCACCTGA
- a CDS encoding DUF6605 domain-containing protein: MADDQTFHDDIEGYCTPLSTAGEPVGLRVSTRAERYDVVVERWGGRRETVWRHADLPGSYTAPPPDADAAGCRWSVSVEIPVDASWRSGFYLVTLTAADAPAGRDVAHACFVVRGGATARSRALYVLDTNTWNAYNTWGGRSLYTGGSTVSFDRPFARGMLCRREVERDDRKSRPVRRGETPDADGLIFQEYRTTNAFPSAIGSAGWFTHGRRFVEWAELAGYQFDYAVSADLDDDPSLLDDRDVVISIGHDEYWSAGQRNAVETHLAAGGGFVSCSGNTMFWQVRLERAGGATNMVCHKYRAHRDDPVIADGRPDLTSGMWADPVVGRPEWSVLGAGSAFGLYHRFGNATARGVGGFIVYRPDHWLVEGTGLGYGDVLGADHGVVGYETVGCPIQLDEFQRPIVAPGHDLPTDIEIVGHVPSSNLGVGDYPTSIAALSDQGDLEFIAERIHGRNDEPNRRKVRHGNAVMLTCRPFGPDGGEVVTIGTTDWVFGLADDASVARVTANALDRFVR, translated from the coding sequence GTGGCGGACGACCAGACCTTCCACGATGACATCGAGGGGTACTGCACGCCACTGAGCACCGCCGGCGAGCCGGTCGGGCTGCGCGTGTCGACGCGAGCCGAGCGGTACGACGTCGTCGTCGAACGGTGGGGAGGCCGACGCGAGACGGTGTGGCGCCACGCCGACCTGCCGGGGTCGTACACCGCTCCGCCGCCCGACGCCGACGCCGCCGGTTGTCGCTGGTCCGTCTCGGTGGAGATCCCCGTCGACGCGTCGTGGCGCTCCGGCTTCTACCTCGTCACCCTGACCGCCGCCGATGCCCCCGCCGGTCGTGACGTCGCGCACGCCTGCTTCGTCGTGCGGGGCGGCGCCACGGCCCGGTCGCGAGCGTTGTACGTGCTCGACACCAACACCTGGAACGCGTACAACACGTGGGGTGGCCGGAGCCTCTACACGGGCGGGTCGACGGTGTCGTTCGACCGGCCGTTCGCGCGCGGGATGCTGTGCCGCAGGGAGGTCGAACGCGACGATCGGAAGTCACGACCGGTCCGGCGCGGCGAAACCCCCGACGCCGACGGGCTGATCTTCCAGGAGTACCGAACGACCAATGCGTTCCCGTCGGCGATCGGCTCGGCCGGTTGGTTCACCCACGGCCGCCGGTTCGTCGAATGGGCCGAGCTCGCCGGCTACCAGTTCGACTACGCCGTCTCGGCCGACCTCGACGACGATCCGAGCCTGCTCGACGACCGAGACGTGGTCATCAGCATCGGCCACGACGAGTACTGGTCCGCCGGCCAGCGAAACGCCGTCGAGACGCACCTTGCCGCCGGCGGCGGCTTCGTCAGCTGCTCCGGCAACACGATGTTCTGGCAGGTCCGTCTCGAGCGCGCGGGCGGCGCCACGAACATGGTCTGCCACAAGTACCGGGCGCACCGCGACGATCCGGTGATCGCCGACGGTCGCCCCGATCTGACGTCGGGTATGTGGGCCGACCCGGTGGTCGGCCGACCCGAGTGGAGCGTGCTCGGCGCCGGCTCGGCCTTCGGGTTGTACCACCGGTTCGGCAACGCCACGGCTCGCGGCGTCGGCGGCTTCATCGTGTACCGGCCCGATCACTGGCTGGTCGAGGGCACGGGGCTCGGTTACGGCGACGTGCTCGGTGCGGACCACGGCGTCGTCGGGTACGAGACCGTCGGATGCCCGATCCAGCTGGACGAGTTCCAGCGGCCGATCGTAGCGCCGGGGCACGACCTGCCGACCGACATCGAGATCGTCGGTCACGTCCCGTCGAGCAACCTCGGCGTCGGCGACTACCCGACCTCGATCGCGGCGCTGAGCGACCAGGGCGACCTGGAGTTCATCGCCGAGCGGATCCACGGGCGCAACGACGAACCGAACCGGCGCAAGGTCCGACACGGCAACGCCGTCATGCTCACGTGTCGACCGTTCGGTCCCGACGGTGGAGAGGTCGTCACGATCGGGACCACCGACTGGGTGTTCGGGCTGGCCGACGACGCTTCGGTCGCACGGGTGACCGCGAACGCCCTCGACCGCTTCGTCCGCTGA
- a CDS encoding 5-oxoprolinase subunit PxpA translates to MPAIDLNSDLGESFGTWKLGDDEAMLDLVTSANVACGFHAGDPSTLRRVCQAAADRNVTIGAQVSYPDLVGFGRRFIDMDPAELRDAVLYQLGALDGFAQVAGTGVGYVKPHGALYHACITHPEQAEAVVAAAHEYDPSMAVLGAPGSPLLAVADAMGMEPVAEAFADRGYLADGRLVPRSADGAVLTDPATVAARAVSIAVDHRVEAIDGTAVEVHARSICIHGDTPGAVEMARAVRAGLEVASVGLHSFVI, encoded by the coding sequence GTGCCAGCGATCGACCTCAACTCGGACCTCGGTGAATCGTTCGGTACCTGGAAACTCGGCGATGACGAGGCGATGCTCGACCTCGTGACGAGCGCCAACGTGGCATGCGGCTTCCACGCCGGCGACCCGTCGACACTCCGACGTGTGTGCCAGGCGGCCGCCGATCGCAACGTGACGATCGGCGCTCAGGTCTCGTATCCGGACCTGGTCGGCTTCGGGCGCCGATTCATCGACATGGACCCGGCCGAACTGCGCGACGCCGTGCTCTACCAGCTCGGTGCACTCGACGGGTTCGCCCAGGTCGCCGGTACCGGCGTCGGCTACGTGAAGCCGCACGGCGCGCTCTACCACGCCTGTATCACCCACCCCGAGCAGGCCGAGGCCGTCGTCGCTGCAGCGCACGAATACGACCCGTCGATGGCCGTGCTCGGTGCTCCGGGTTCGCCGCTCCTCGCCGTCGCCGACGCGATGGGCATGGAGCCGGTTGCCGAGGCGTTCGCCGACCGTGGGTACCTCGCCGACGGTCGCCTCGTGCCGCGCTCGGCGGACGGCGCCGTCCTGACCGATCCGGCCACCGTCGCAGCCCGTGCCGTCTCGATCGCGGTCGACCATCGCGTCGAGGCGATCGACGGCACCGCGGTCGAGGTCCATGCTCGTTCGATCTGTATCCACGGCGACACGCCCGGAGCCGTCGAGATGGCCCGGGCCGTCCGCGCCGGTCTCGAGGTCGCCTCGGTCGGTCTCCATTCGTTCGTGATCTGA
- the pxpB gene encoding 5-oxoprolinase subunit PxpB: MRILPMGLAAVIVEDLPAPPAAWALGLRALDVPGVVDVVPAATTVLIECADPVALDAAVARLDEVVPLSTVADAATVTIDVVYDGADLAEVATASGLTIDEVVELHAAGEYRVAFCGFAPGFGYLEGLPAALHLPRRASPRARVPSGAVAIAAEYTAVYPRPSPGGWHLIGTTDRPMFDVDRDPPAVLQPGVVVRFRRAT, translated from the coding sequence ATGCGGATCCTGCCGATGGGGCTCGCCGCCGTCATCGTCGAGGACCTGCCGGCGCCGCCGGCTGCGTGGGCACTCGGTCTGCGAGCGCTCGACGTGCCGGGAGTCGTCGACGTCGTCCCGGCGGCGACGACCGTGCTGATCGAATGCGCCGACCCCGTCGCGTTGGACGCCGCCGTCGCCCGGCTCGACGAGGTCGTTCCCCTGTCGACGGTGGCCGACGCAGCGACGGTCACGATCGACGTGGTGTACGACGGTGCCGACCTCGCCGAGGTCGCGACGGCGTCGGGCCTGACCATCGACGAGGTCGTCGAACTGCACGCCGCCGGCGAGTACCGCGTGGCGTTCTGTGGGTTCGCTCCCGGGTTCGGCTACCTCGAGGGTCTCCCGGCGGCGCTGCACCTGCCGCGTCGGGCATCTCCCCGCGCCCGGGTGCCGTCCGGCGCGGTGGCGATCGCCGCCGAGTACACCGCGGTGTACCCGCGCCCGTCGCCCGGCGGCTGGCACCTCATCGGCACGACCGATCGGCCGATGTTCGATGTCGACCGCGACCCTCCGGCCGTGCTGCAACCCGGCGTCGTCGTGCGATTCCGGCGGGCGACATGA
- a CDS encoding biotin-dependent carboxyltransferase family protein, with translation MSAPAFEVVRPGIATTFQDRGRPGLAHLGVGAAGAVDRGLAALVNRLVGNDPASVVIETCGGLELEATAAVVVATSADLAPTTLAAGERIVVRPGARGRLWHYVAVSGGFDVETVLGSASRDTLAGLGPAPLTEGQGLERRLASRAYTAVDHVPLRELDLVVRVAPGPRRDWFSDRSWDHLVSTEWTVTTTSRIGVRLAGDGIERIVERELPSEGLVSGAIQVPPGGEPVVMLADHPTTGGYPVIAVVHPDDVSTVGQHSAGSRIRLHRYG, from the coding sequence ATGAGCGCGCCCGCGTTCGAGGTCGTACGACCCGGGATCGCCACCACGTTCCAGGACCGGGGCCGACCCGGTCTCGCCCACCTCGGGGTGGGGGCCGCGGGCGCCGTCGACCGCGGCCTGGCGGCACTGGTCAACCGCCTGGTCGGCAACGATCCCGCATCGGTCGTGATCGAGACCTGTGGTGGTCTCGAACTCGAGGCCACGGCAGCCGTCGTCGTGGCGACCAGCGCCGACCTCGCACCGACGACGCTGGCAGCGGGGGAGCGGATCGTCGTGCGCCCGGGGGCACGCGGCCGGCTGTGGCACTACGTCGCGGTGAGCGGAGGATTCGACGTCGAGACCGTGCTGGGTTCCGCCTCTCGCGACACGCTGGCCGGGCTCGGGCCTGCACCGCTGACCGAAGGGCAGGGCCTCGAGCGGCGGCTGGCGTCCCGTGCGTACACCGCGGTCGACCACGTGCCACTCCGCGAGCTCGACCTCGTCGTCCGCGTGGCACCGGGCCCGCGGCGGGACTGGTTCTCCGATCGCTCGTGGGACCATCTGGTCTCGACCGAGTGGACGGTGACGACCACGAGCCGGATCGGCGTCCGGCTGGCCGGTGACGGAATCGAGCGCATCGTGGAGCGCGAGCTGCCGAGCGAAGGGCTGGTCAGCGGAGCGATCCAGGTCCCGCCCGGCGGTGAGCCGGTCGTGATGCTCGCCGATCACCCCACGACCGGTGGGTACCCCGTGATCGCGGTCGTGCACCCCGACGACGTGTCGACGGTCGGGCAGCACTCCGCTGGGAGTCGGATCAGGTTGCATCGCTACGGTTGA
- a CDS encoding LLM class flavin-dependent oxidoreductase, which produces MSDRLRFGIFMAPFHQAGENPTLAIERDLELVAHLDKLGWDEAWIGEHHSAGTEIIASPEIFIAAAAERTKHIRLGTGVVSLAYHNPFMIAERAVQLDHMTRGRFMLGLGPGSLPTDAIMLGLDPTETRPLLEEGLDVIMQLLTTDEPVTSQTKTWNLVDARLHLRPYSDPLFDMAVPAVASPTGPRLAGKHGIGLLSIGATMEAGFDVLALHWDVMEERAATFGTVADRAKWRLVGMMHIAESREQAYRDVEHGIVPWFDYFQHTAAFPQMDVGDAGAVREAIDFVNNSGLGSIGTADDAVAQIERLQKQSGGFGCYMTLAHEWANPEATKRSYELIAQRVFPHFQGQASSTLDAKARAREGRTHLAERNMQAVTDMTEKHAAELAAKES; this is translated from the coding sequence ATGTCAGACCGTCTGCGCTTCGGAATATTCATGGCGCCGTTCCATCAGGCCGGCGAGAACCCGACCTTGGCGATCGAGCGTGATCTCGAACTGGTCGCGCACCTCGACAAACTCGGTTGGGACGAGGCGTGGATCGGCGAGCACCACTCGGCCGGCACCGAGATCATCGCCTCGCCGGAGATCTTCATCGCTGCCGCTGCCGAGCGGACCAAGCACATCAGGCTCGGAACCGGTGTCGTGTCGCTGGCGTACCACAACCCCTTCATGATCGCCGAGCGAGCGGTCCAGCTCGACCACATGACCCGTGGGCGATTCATGCTCGGGCTCGGCCCCGGCTCGTTGCCGACCGATGCGATCATGCTCGGTCTCGACCCGACCGAGACGCGTCCCCTGCTCGAAGAGGGACTCGACGTGATCATGCAGTTGCTCACGACCGACGAACCGGTGACGAGCCAGACGAAGACCTGGAACCTCGTCGATGCCCGTCTGCACCTGCGGCCCTACTCGGATCCGCTGTTCGACATGGCGGTGCCGGCGGTGGCGTCGCCGACGGGTCCCCGACTCGCCGGCAAGCACGGCATCGGGCTGTTGAGCATCGGGGCGACGATGGAGGCCGGTTTCGACGTCCTCGCGTTGCACTGGGACGTGATGGAGGAACGAGCGGCGACGTTCGGCACGGTCGCCGATCGTGCCAAGTGGCGTCTCGTCGGCATGATGCACATCGCCGAGAGTCGCGAGCAGGCCTATCGCGATGTCGAGCACGGCATCGTCCCGTGGTTCGACTACTTCCAGCACACCGCCGCGTTCCCGCAGATGGACGTGGGCGACGCCGGAGCGGTCCGGGAGGCGATCGACTTCGTCAACAACTCGGGGCTCGGCTCGATCGGGACGGCTGACGATGCGGTGGCACAGATCGAGCGGCTGCAGAAGCAGTCGGGTGGCTTCGGGTGCTACATGACGTTGGCCCACGAATGGGCGAACCCGGAGGCGACCAAGCGCAGTTACGAACTGATCGCGCAGCGTGTGTTCCCGCACTTCCAGGGGCAGGCCTCCAGCACGCTCGACGCCAAGGCCCGGGCGCGTGAGGGCCGGACCCATCTCGCCGAGCGCAACATGCAGGCGGTCACCGACATGACCGAGAAGCACGCCGCCGAACTGGCCGCCAAGGAATCCTGA
- the pafA gene encoding Pup--protein ligase — protein MDRRIFGIESEYGVTCTLRGQRRLSPDEVARYLFRRVVSWGRSSNVFLQNGARLYLDVGSHPEYATPECDSLYDLVVHDKAGERILESLVESAEQRLEEESIRGTIYLFKNNTDSAGNSYGCHENYLTRRDDDMAHYAEVLIPFFVSRQIYAGAGKVLQTARGATFSIAQRAEHIWEGVSSATTRSRPIINTRDEPHADAEKYRRLHVIVGDSNMSEYATFLKVGAAACMLRMLEDSNVVLRDMTLENPIRAIREISHDITCRRTVRLMNGREVSALDIQREYLDRALRYADSHGFPPLEQRALEMWEHCMTQLENDPLKLDREVDWVIKYKLLEAFRERHGLSLGHARVQLLDLQYHDVSRVRSPFYKLQQRGLVERVCVDADIDTAIDLPPQTTRARLRGEFVKRAKERRRDYTVDWVHLKLNDQAQRTVLCKDPFKSRDERVEKLIESL, from the coding sequence ATGGACCGCCGGATCTTCGGCATCGAGAGCGAATACGGCGTCACCTGCACTCTCCGTGGGCAGCGCCGCCTGAGTCCTGACGAGGTCGCGCGATACCTGTTCCGCCGGGTGGTTTCGTGGGGGCGCTCGTCCAACGTCTTCCTGCAGAACGGCGCTCGGCTGTACCTCGACGTCGGGTCGCATCCCGAGTACGCGACGCCCGAGTGCGACTCGCTCTACGACCTCGTCGTCCACGACAAGGCGGGGGAGCGGATCCTCGAGTCGCTCGTCGAGTCGGCCGAGCAGCGGCTCGAGGAAGAATCGATCCGCGGCACGATCTACCTGTTCAAGAACAACACCGATTCGGCCGGCAACAGTTACGGCTGTCATGAGAACTACCTCACGCGGCGTGACGACGACATGGCGCACTACGCCGAGGTGTTGATCCCGTTCTTCGTCAGCCGGCAGATCTACGCCGGTGCCGGCAAGGTGCTGCAGACCGCTCGGGGTGCGACGTTCTCGATCGCGCAGCGGGCCGAGCACATCTGGGAGGGGGTCAGCTCCGCCACGACCCGGAGCCGGCCGATCATCAACACCCGCGACGAGCCGCATGCCGACGCCGAGAAGTATCGGCGACTCCACGTGATCGTCGGCGACTCCAACATGAGCGAGTACGCCACGTTCCTCAAGGTCGGCGCCGCGGCGTGCATGCTGCGCATGCTGGAGGACAGCAACGTCGTGCTGCGCGACATGACCCTGGAGAACCCGATCAGGGCGATCCGCGAGATCAGCCACGACATCACGTGCCGCCGAACGGTCCGCCTGATGAACGGGCGGGAGGTCAGCGCGCTCGACATCCAGCGGGAGTATCTCGATCGGGCACTCCGGTACGCCGACAGCCACGGATTCCCGCCGCTCGAACAGCGGGCGCTCGAGATGTGGGAACACTGCATGACCCAGCTGGAGAACGATCCGCTCAAGCTCGACCGGGAGGTCGACTGGGTGATCAAGTACAAGCTGCTCGAAGCGTTCCGCGAACGTCATGGCCTGTCGCTCGGGCACGCCAGGGTGCAGCTGCTCGACCTGCAGTACCACGACGTGTCGCGGGTGCGCAGCCCCTTCTACAAGCTGCAGCAACGAGGTCTGGTCGAACGTGTCTGTGTCGACGCCGACATCGACACGGCGATCGACCTGCCGCCGCAGACGACGCGGGCGAGGTTGCGCGGCGAGTTCGTCAAGCGGGCCAAGGAGCGCCGACGCGACTACACCGTCGACTGGGTGCACCTGAAGCTCAACGATCAGGCGCAACGGACGGTCTTGTGCAAGGACCCGTTCAAGAGTCGTGACGAGCGGGTCGAAAAGCTCATCGAATCCCTGTAG
- the lepB gene encoding signal peptidase I yields MTELSDAPSDRPVATARDTDVPVNEPRSTGLPPGARAFFDWVVVVGVALLVAVLVRTFLLAHFVVEGTSMYSTLDTGDRVFVNKMSYRLRDPNRGDVVVLHELTGTTERDLIKRVIALPGEEIRMENCEVFIDEDPSDSVPAQRLNEPYLDPTVVTPGNCGLSVQPLIVEEGHVFVMGDNRPGSQDSRALGTISYDDLVGRAFVVFWPRSSWQWL; encoded by the coding sequence GTGACCGAACTCTCCGACGCCCCCTCCGACCGTCCGGTCGCCACGGCGAGGGATACCGACGTTCCCGTGAACGAGCCCCGGAGCACCGGCCTCCCGCCCGGCGCTCGGGCATTCTTCGACTGGGTCGTCGTCGTCGGCGTGGCGCTGCTCGTGGCGGTGCTGGTCCGTACGTTCCTGCTCGCACACTTCGTCGTCGAGGGCACGTCGATGTACTCGACGCTCGACACCGGCGACCGTGTGTTCGTGAACAAGATGTCGTATCGCCTCCGCGACCCCAACCGCGGCGACGTCGTCGTGCTCCACGAACTGACGGGGACCACCGAACGCGACCTGATCAAGCGTGTGATCGCCCTGCCGGGCGAAGAGATCCGGATGGAGAACTGCGAGGTCTTCATCGACGAGGACCCCAGCGACTCGGTGCCGGCGCAACGGCTCAACGAGCCCTACCTCGACCCGACGGTCGTGACCCCGGGCAACTGCGGCTTGTCGGTCCAGCCGCTGATCGTCGAAGAGGGGCACGTCTTCGTCATGGGCGACAACCGACCCGGATCGCAAGACAGTCGGGCGCTCGGCACGATCTCCTACGACGACCTCGTCGGGCGGGCGTTCGTCGTGTTCTGGCCGCGTTCGTCGTGGCAGTGGCTCTGA
- a CDS encoding glycerophosphodiester phosphodiesterase — protein sequence MQQRLPSLLDPPITFAHRGAKAYAPENTIESFALALKLGATGLESDVWITADGIAVLDHDGEIRVGRFKKRPIGELRRAELPEHIPTLTELFEACGTDYHLSLDLKGPGTGHEVIRTVREHAPELLPRVWLCHHELDALAELRGLDDDVKLVDSTRLHRIDEGPERRAARLAEIGIDGINLRKADWNGGLVALFHRFGRTAFSWDLQHEHVLRPAFRMGIDAVYSDYVDRMVDAFDAEIGSGDVG from the coding sequence GTGCAGCAGCGACTCCCCTCCCTCCTCGACCCGCCGATCACCTTCGCCCACCGGGGCGCGAAGGCGTACGCGCCGGAGAACACGATCGAGTCGTTCGCGCTCGCGCTCAAGCTCGGAGCGACCGGTCTGGAGAGCGACGTCTGGATCACCGCCGACGGCATCGCGGTGCTCGACCACGACGGTGAAATCCGCGTCGGTCGTTTCAAGAAGCGGCCGATCGGCGAGCTCCGCCGCGCCGAACTCCCCGAGCACATTCCCACGCTGACCGAGCTGTTCGAGGCCTGCGGCACCGACTACCACCTCTCACTCGATCTGAAGGGGCCCGGCACGGGTCACGAGGTCATCCGGACCGTCCGGGAGCACGCTCCCGAGCTGCTCCCCCGAGTGTGGCTGTGTCACCACGAACTCGATGCCCTGGCCGAGCTGCGCGGGCTCGACGACGACGTCAAGCTCGTCGACTCGACCCGCCTGCACCGGATCGACGAGGGCCCCGAGCGCCGGGCCGCCCGCCTGGCCGAGATCGGCATCGACGGCATCAACCTCCGCAAGGCCGATTGGAACGGCGGTCTCGTCGCCCTGTTCCACCGCTTCGGTCGCACGGCGTTCTCGTGGGACCTCCAGCACGAGCACGTGTTGCGCCCGGCGTTCCGTATGGGGATCGATGCGGTGTACAGCGACTACGTCGACCGCATGGTCGACGCGTTCGACGCGGAGATCGGCTCGGGCGACGTCGGCTGA